Below is a genomic region from candidate division KSB1 bacterium.
CGGGGGGAGAAGACCAGGGGGGTGAAGAGAATTGGTGCGCTATCCCCCACTATCCGAACACCGGTACGATAGCGCCATGGATATCGCGGGCGGCATCTGAAGTCAGGAAGAGGATCACTTCGGCTATCGACTGGGGGCTCACCCACTGCGAATAGTCCGCATCGGGCATGGCGGCGCGGTTGGCCGGCGTGTCGATGG
It encodes:
- a CDS encoding 3-oxoacyl-ACP reductase; the protein is IDTPANRAAMPDADYSQWVSPQSIAEVILFLTSDAARDIHGAIVPVFG